The following coding sequences lie in one Arthrobacter sp. SLBN-122 genomic window:
- a CDS encoding DUF3566 domain-containing protein codes for MSNSDSFPKPNSTVPDGNRPSGAPRVNAPVRPQQRPAAPAGAPGQRPAAPGQRPQQGDRPAQPGQRPFQGQQGQQGQRPAPAGQRPGQGAPGQGTPGLVKPAPKAKVRRARLLISKVDPWSVLKMAFLLSVALGIVTVVAAIVLWTVLDLTGIFDQVDSLLGTLAGSESGGFELKKVASLGQVASFATIIAVVNVVLLTALSMLSAVLYNISATLVGGIGVTLTDD; via the coding sequence GTGAGTAATTCCGACTCATTTCCCAAGCCGAACAGTACTGTTCCCGACGGGAACCGGCCTTCCGGGGCACCCCGGGTAAACGCCCCCGTACGTCCGCAGCAGCGGCCGGCAGCTCCTGCCGGGGCTCCAGGCCAGCGCCCCGCTGCGCCGGGCCAGCGCCCGCAGCAGGGCGACCGCCCCGCCCAGCCCGGCCAGCGTCCCTTCCAGGGCCAGCAGGGACAGCAGGGTCAGCGCCCGGCACCGGCGGGACAACGTCCTGGACAGGGGGCTCCGGGCCAGGGAACGCCCGGCCTGGTGAAGCCGGCGCCCAAGGCGAAGGTCCGGCGCGCCCGGCTGCTGATCAGCAAGGTGGACCCGTGGTCTGTCCTGAAGATGGCATTCCTGCTCTCCGTGGCCTTGGGAATCGTCACGGTGGTTGCCGCCATTGTCCTCTGGACTGTCCTGGACCTGACCGGGATCTTCGACCAGGTGGACAGCCTGCTTGGTACGCTCGCCGGCTCCGAAAGCGGCGGCTTCGAACTGAAGAAGGTGGCCTCGCTGGGACAGGTGGCCTCGTTCGCCACCATCATTGCCGTGGTCAACGTTGTCCTGCTGACGGCGCTGTCCATGCTGTCTGCCGTCCTTTACAACATTTCCGCCACCCTCGTGGGCGGCATAGGCGTTACCCTCACCGACGATTAG
- a CDS encoding DLW-39 family protein, which produces MKKLLVLAAAIAGVLVYRKAQESEARKTVWSKSTDTVD; this is translated from the coding sequence GTGAAGAAGTTGCTTGTACTGGCAGCCGCGATCGCAGGCGTCCTGGTCTACCGGAAAGCACAGGAATCCGAAGCCCGGAAAACAGTCTGGAGCAAGTCAACCGATACGGTGGACTAG
- a CDS encoding DMT family transporter — protein sequence MNFFFAALGVLGVASSGPLIAATLGATSVSALAIAFWRNAIGAAVMATPTLVREPRQFGRITRREFRWSSLAAVALALHFACFITSLQLTSVAAATALVCLQSAWIAVFQLFRGTRHRWQVLAGLGIAFGGVVVITGFDLGTSPQALTGDLLAVAGGALAGLYTLAGGKARQSMTTGTYTTLCYGMCAALVAVLALFAGQPLAGFEPAGWLGIAAITVCAQLVGHTAFNHLLATMSPLVVSMIILLEIPGAALLAAVFLHETLPGGTYAGLGLILAGLAVVVLGQRNAGRRGRAPKDEPPSERLAELGTD from the coding sequence ATGAACTTCTTCTTCGCTGCCCTGGGCGTCCTGGGTGTCGCCTCGTCCGGCCCTTTGATTGCAGCCACGCTCGGTGCCACCAGCGTCAGTGCCCTGGCCATTGCCTTTTGGCGCAACGCTATCGGAGCAGCCGTCATGGCCACCCCCACCCTGGTTCGTGAACCCCGCCAGTTCGGCCGGATAACCCGCCGTGAATTCCGCTGGTCGTCCCTGGCTGCCGTCGCCCTTGCACTGCACTTTGCCTGCTTCATCACCTCCCTGCAGCTCACCTCCGTAGCCGCCGCCACAGCCCTGGTTTGCCTTCAGTCAGCATGGATCGCGGTCTTCCAGCTCTTCCGCGGCACCCGCCACCGCTGGCAGGTCCTGGCCGGGCTGGGCATCGCCTTTGGCGGCGTCGTTGTCATCACCGGCTTTGACCTGGGCACCTCACCGCAGGCCCTCACGGGAGACCTGCTGGCGGTGGCCGGCGGTGCGCTGGCGGGCCTGTATACCTTGGCCGGGGGCAAGGCGCGGCAGAGCATGACCACGGGGACCTACACCACGCTCTGCTACGGGATGTGCGCCGCCCTGGTTGCCGTACTGGCCCTGTTCGCCGGCCAGCCGCTGGCCGGGTTCGAGCCCGCAGGATGGCTGGGCATCGCTGCCATTACCGTCTGCGCGCAACTGGTGGGACATACCGCGTTCAACCATCTGTTGGCCACCATGAGCCCGCTCGTGGTCTCCATGATCATCCTTCTGGAGATCCCCGGGGCTGCGCTGCTGGCGGCCGTGTTCCTGCACGAGACCCTGCCTGGCGGCACCTACGCCGGGCTCGGTCTGATCCTGGCCGGGCTCGCCGTCGTGGTCCTTGGCCAGCGGAACGCCGGCAGGCGCGGAAGGGCACCCAAGGATGAGCCGCCGTCGGAACGCCTCGCCGAGCTCGGAACCGACTAA
- a CDS encoding glycosyltransferase → MPANQSSGDAVNDAAVQLRVSIVIPAYNEESVIRQCLIAAIYQSVPAHEIIVVDNLSKDRTADIVRQMQLEYPESPIILLSQDREQGLIPTRNFGLDSATGDILGRIDADSIVEPDWVEQVQKAFADPSVQAATGPVVYYDMPMRRFGLKADDKMRQLMLKLAKHQYHFLFGSNMALRATAWETIRSETCRDEKDEMHEDIDLSLHLADHELPVRYWPQMVSGMSARRLEDSPRDYRYYVTRFDRTYKAHNVRKMALKAPMVVFFSVYFPAKLLRAIHTVNTAQPTRRGGQ, encoded by the coding sequence ATGCCAGCCAATCAATCCTCTGGGGATGCCGTGAACGACGCAGCCGTACAGCTCCGCGTGTCCATCGTCATCCCCGCATACAACGAGGAGAGCGTGATCAGGCAGTGCCTCATCGCGGCCATCTACCAGTCTGTTCCGGCCCACGAGATCATTGTGGTGGACAACCTTTCCAAGGACCGGACCGCTGACATCGTCCGCCAGATGCAGCTCGAGTATCCGGAAAGCCCCATCATCCTGCTCAGCCAGGACCGGGAGCAGGGACTCATCCCCACACGTAACTTCGGATTGGACAGTGCCACGGGGGACATCCTGGGGCGTATCGACGCGGACTCCATCGTGGAGCCCGACTGGGTGGAGCAGGTGCAGAAGGCCTTCGCGGACCCGTCCGTCCAGGCGGCCACCGGACCTGTGGTCTACTACGACATGCCCATGCGCCGCTTTGGGCTCAAGGCCGACGACAAAATGCGCCAGCTGATGCTCAAGCTGGCCAAGCACCAGTACCACTTCCTGTTCGGCTCCAATATGGCCCTGCGCGCCACTGCCTGGGAAACCATTCGCTCCGAAACGTGCCGGGATGAGAAGGACGAGATGCACGAGGACATCGATTTGTCCCTGCATCTGGCCGACCATGAGCTTCCGGTGCGCTACTGGCCTCAAATGGTGTCGGGGATGTCCGCGCGGCGGCTGGAAGACTCTCCCCGCGACTACCGCTACTACGTCACCCGTTTTGACCGCACCTACAAGGCCCACAATGTCAGGAAGATGGCCTTGAAGGCCCCCATGGTGGTCTTCTTCTCGGTGTATTTCCCGGCCAAGCTCCTCAGGGCCATCCACACGGTCAACACAGCCCAGCCCACGCGCCGCGGCGGGCAATAG
- a CDS encoding peptidylprolyl isomerase, protein MTAIATAKATIHTSLGDIVVNLFGNHAPKTVKNFVGLATGEQAWTHPETGEDKTGTPLYNGTIFHRIIKDFMIQAGDPLGRGTGGPGYRFDDEIHPELSFNQPYKLAMANAGIQMGKGTNGSQFFITTIPTDWLQGKHTIFGEVADDESKKVVDAIEGVRTGMGDRPVEDVTINSIDIEQL, encoded by the coding sequence ATGACTGCCATCGCAACTGCAAAAGCAACCATCCACACCAGCCTCGGCGACATCGTGGTTAACCTCTTCGGCAACCACGCGCCCAAGACTGTGAAGAACTTCGTTGGCCTTGCCACCGGCGAGCAGGCCTGGACCCACCCGGAAACCGGCGAGGACAAGACCGGCACCCCGCTCTACAACGGAACCATCTTCCACCGCATCATCAAGGACTTCATGATCCAGGCGGGCGATCCCCTGGGCCGCGGAACCGGCGGCCCCGGCTACCGCTTCGACGACGAAATCCACCCGGAACTGAGCTTCAACCAGCCCTACAAGCTGGCCATGGCCAACGCGGGCATCCAGATGGGGAAGGGCACCAACGGTTCACAGTTCTTCATCACCACCATCCCCACCGACTGGCTCCAGGGCAAGCACACCATCTTCGGTGAAGTGGCCGACGACGAATCCAAGAAGGTTGTCGACGCCATCGAGGGTGTGCGCACGGGTATGGGAGACCGCCCGGTTGAAGACGTGACCATCAACAGCATCGACATCGAACAGCTGTAA
- a CDS encoding rhomboid family intramembrane serine protease yields MSYGIPSAEPSAQVPVCPRHPDRPSYVRCQRCGRPACPDCQRAAAVGFQCVDCVNETKRTTPEVRTVYGGAVATGRPLVTFGIIAACAVLYVLQWLVPNDLIYQSLGFANVYAEPRWGEFEPWRMVTSAFLHSQGFILHIALNMYMLWVFGQALEPLLGRIRFLVLYLVSAFGGSVGYLLLTPLYMPGQPLYGVVGASGAIFGLFGAMLLIQRHRGGDTRQLWVLIAINGVIGFLIPQIAWQAHLGGLVAGGLCAAVFAYTPRSRRQGLIQALGVAAVLALLIAVSWVRVTL; encoded by the coding sequence ATGAGTTACGGAATTCCGTCGGCCGAGCCGTCCGCCCAGGTTCCGGTCTGCCCCCGGCATCCGGACCGGCCGTCCTACGTGCGCTGCCAGCGCTGCGGGCGCCCGGCCTGCCCCGACTGCCAGCGGGCGGCCGCCGTCGGATTCCAATGCGTTGACTGCGTCAACGAAACAAAACGTACGACGCCGGAGGTGCGGACCGTCTATGGCGGTGCCGTTGCCACTGGCAGGCCATTGGTAACGTTCGGCATCATCGCAGCGTGCGCGGTGCTGTACGTGCTGCAGTGGCTGGTTCCCAATGACCTGATCTACCAGAGCCTCGGCTTTGCCAACGTATACGCGGAGCCCCGCTGGGGTGAGTTTGAACCCTGGCGGATGGTCACTTCCGCCTTCCTGCACTCGCAGGGCTTCATCCTGCACATCGCCCTGAACATGTACATGCTCTGGGTGTTCGGACAGGCCCTGGAGCCGCTTCTGGGACGCATACGCTTCCTGGTGCTCTACCTTGTTTCGGCATTCGGCGGCTCTGTGGGCTATTTGCTCCTGACACCCCTGTATATGCCGGGTCAGCCGTTGTATGGCGTAGTGGGCGCCTCGGGAGCAATCTTCGGACTCTTTGGCGCGATGCTTCTCATTCAGCGCCACCGCGGCGGGGACACGCGCCAGCTGTGGGTGCTGATCGCCATCAACGGTGTCATCGGCTTCCTGATCCCCCAGATTGCCTGGCAGGCCCACCTGGGCGGCCTCGTGGCCGGCGGCCTGTGTGCTGCGGTCTTCGCCTACACCCCTCGTAGCCGCCGGCAGGGTCTGATCCAGGCTCTTGGTGTGGCAGCAGTGCTGGCGCTGCTCATAGCGGTGAGCTGGGTCCGCGTGACGCTATAG
- a CDS encoding carboxymuconolactone decarboxylase family protein produces MGVTEHLYLDKQHPALWKAISGLGLKVQEAAEEAGIGPGLLELLNVRISELNGCAYCLDLHVRKAVEAGESAQRLAVLPAWRDTALFTGKERAALALVESITELPDQESREHAEAAARECLTAEEFSAVSWVAVTMNAFNRVSITSHHPVKRDR; encoded by the coding sequence GTGGGCGTCACCGAGCACCTGTACCTGGACAAACAGCATCCGGCCCTTTGGAAGGCGATCAGCGGCCTGGGCCTCAAGGTGCAGGAAGCAGCAGAGGAAGCCGGAATCGGACCCGGCCTGTTGGAACTCCTCAACGTCCGGATTTCGGAGCTTAACGGCTGCGCCTACTGCCTCGACCTCCACGTGCGAAAGGCAGTCGAGGCAGGGGAAAGCGCGCAGCGGCTGGCGGTCCTGCCGGCATGGCGGGACACCGCACTCTTCACGGGCAAGGAGCGCGCAGCTCTGGCACTGGTGGAGAGCATCACGGAGCTCCCGGACCAGGAGTCACGCGAGCATGCCGAGGCCGCCGCGCGGGAGTGCCTGACGGCAGAGGAGTTTTCAGCGGTGAGTTGGGTTGCGGTGACCATGAACGCGTTCAACCGGGTCTCCATCACCAGCCACCACCCCGTGAAGCGGGACCGCTGA
- a CDS encoding DNA-3-methyladenine glycosylase I has protein sequence MAPDSAGVIIGEDGLARPAWAASDPLMRNYYDQEWGLPVTDEQGLYERICLEGFQAGLSWATILRKRPAFRAAFAAFDPEAVALFGSTDVERLMQDPGIIRNRLKILATIRNAQATLELRNDGGLVDFVWGFAPDSTPRPRVAAEIPTQSRESVALSKALRKRGFSFVGPTTMFALMEAVGMVDTHLLGSHRRGSSGIWSG, from the coding sequence CTGGCTCCCGATTCCGCCGGAGTAATCATCGGCGAGGACGGCCTGGCCCGCCCGGCGTGGGCTGCCTCGGATCCGCTCATGCGGAACTACTACGACCAGGAATGGGGCCTGCCCGTCACTGACGAGCAGGGCCTGTACGAGCGCATCTGCCTGGAGGGCTTCCAGGCAGGACTTTCATGGGCCACCATCCTGCGGAAGCGTCCCGCGTTCCGTGCCGCCTTCGCAGCGTTCGATCCGGAAGCTGTGGCGCTCTTTGGCAGCACGGACGTGGAGCGGCTAATGCAGGATCCGGGCATCATCAGGAACCGGCTGAAGATCCTTGCCACGATCAGGAATGCCCAAGCCACGCTGGAGTTAAGGAACGACGGCGGGCTGGTGGACTTTGTATGGGGCTTCGCCCCGGACAGCACCCCGCGGCCGAGGGTGGCTGCCGAGATCCCCACCCAGTCCAGGGAGTCGGTTGCCTTATCCAAGGCATTGCGGAAGCGCGGCTTTTCCTTTGTGGGACCCACCACCATGTTTGCCCTGATGGAGGCTGTGGGAATGGTGGATACCCACCTTCTGGGCAGCCACCGCCGTGGATCGTCCGGCATCTGGTCCGGATAG
- a CDS encoding cell division protein CrgA: MPESKPRKKTASTAQPASPQAYKPNPVWFKPVMFGLMIIGLFWIITFYISEGRFPVQAWESWNIVAGFGIAIVGFLMTTRWRS, from the coding sequence GTGCCCGAGTCAAAGCCTCGCAAGAAGACCGCCAGCACCGCCCAACCGGCTTCCCCCCAGGCCTACAAGCCCAACCCCGTGTGGTTCAAGCCGGTCATGTTTGGCCTCATGATTATTGGCCTCTTCTGGATCATTACCTTCTACATCAGTGAGGGCCGCTTCCCGGTGCAGGCCTGGGAATCGTGGAACATCGTGGCCGGCTTTGGCATCGCGATCGTGGGCTTCCTGATGACCACCCGCTGGCGCTCCTAG
- a CDS encoding class E sortase produces the protein MVLQEKAGPATAPASRRALLPGIIQVLGELLITAGVILLLFVAWQLWWTNVESDAKQSQVIKEFAQDLSSAVPSPAAPSAPPAAAEDFGKPVVGTAPGHAGTIGIMYIPRFGPGYTRPIVQGTSQDVLDTLGLGHYSNTAMPGAVGNFAVAGHRQTHGAVLDNIHTLVPGDRIYVQTKDGYYVYVFRNNQIVMPSRTDVLESVPTKPGATPTEGYLTMTSCNPRFGAEERIIAYALLDSWRPAAAGPPAEIAAQVAAATGRS, from the coding sequence GTGGTATTGCAGGAGAAGGCGGGGCCCGCCACTGCGCCCGCGTCCCGCCGTGCCCTGCTGCCTGGCATCATCCAGGTGCTGGGTGAGCTGTTGATAACCGCCGGCGTCATTCTCCTCCTCTTCGTCGCGTGGCAGCTGTGGTGGACCAACGTCGAGTCCGACGCCAAGCAGAGCCAGGTCATCAAGGAATTTGCCCAGGACCTCAGCAGCGCCGTTCCCTCGCCAGCAGCCCCCTCCGCACCGCCGGCCGCAGCTGAAGATTTCGGCAAACCCGTGGTGGGTACCGCCCCCGGCCATGCAGGAACGATCGGCATCATGTACATCCCGCGGTTCGGCCCCGGCTACACCCGCCCCATTGTCCAGGGAACCAGCCAGGACGTCCTGGACACCCTGGGCCTTGGCCACTACAGCAACACGGCCATGCCCGGAGCCGTGGGCAACTTTGCCGTCGCGGGGCACCGGCAGACGCACGGCGCGGTGCTGGACAACATCCACACACTGGTGCCCGGTGACAGGATCTATGTCCAGACCAAGGACGGCTATTACGTCTACGTTTTCCGGAACAACCAGATTGTGATGCCCTCCCGCACGGATGTCCTGGAGTCGGTCCCAACCAAGCCCGGCGCCACGCCCACCGAAGGCTACCTCACCATGACCAGCTGCAATCCCCGCTTCGGCGCGGAAGAACGCATCATCGCCTATGCCCTGCTGGACAGCTGGCGTCCGGCTGCTGCCGGGCCGCCGGCCGAGATCGCGGCGCAGGTCGCAGCAGCCACCGGAAGGAGCTGA
- a CDS encoding aminodeoxychorismate/anthranilate synthase component II, with the protein MTTTKILVVDNYDSFVYTLVGYLQELGAETTVVRNDDVTLAEAIELAGTRDGVLISPGPGNPAEAGICIELIKWCGENSVPMFGVCLGHQALAEAFGGKVTHAPELMHGKTSQVEHIGTSVFAGLPSPVTATRYHSLAAVRESIPDVLEVTAQTASGVVMGLQHRTAPLCGVQFHPESVLTEGGYQMLGNWLESLGMKGAAARAAKLSPLIQH; encoded by the coding sequence ATGACCACAACCAAGATCCTTGTAGTGGATAACTACGACAGCTTTGTCTACACCCTGGTGGGCTACCTCCAGGAGCTCGGCGCCGAAACCACGGTTGTCCGCAACGACGACGTTACGCTGGCGGAGGCAATTGAACTTGCCGGTACCCGTGACGGCGTCCTCATCTCTCCCGGCCCCGGCAATCCTGCCGAGGCCGGCATCTGCATCGAGCTGATCAAATGGTGCGGTGAAAACAGCGTGCCCATGTTCGGCGTATGCCTGGGCCACCAGGCACTGGCCGAGGCCTTCGGCGGGAAGGTGACCCACGCCCCTGAACTCATGCACGGCAAGACGTCCCAGGTGGAGCACATCGGCACCAGCGTTTTCGCCGGGCTCCCCTCCCCCGTCACGGCCACCCGCTACCACTCACTGGCCGCGGTCCGGGAGTCCATTCCCGATGTCCTGGAAGTCACCGCGCAAACCGCGTCCGGTGTGGTCATGGGCCTGCAGCACCGGACGGCTCCGCTCTGCGGTGTGCAGTTCCATCCCGAATCGGTCCTTACCGAAGGCGGATACCAGATGCTGGGCAACTGGCTGGAATCGCTGGGCATGAAGGGCGCAGCGGCGCGGGCGGCGAAACTGAGCCCCCTCATCCAGCACTAG
- the pknB gene encoding Stk1 family PASTA domain-containing Ser/Thr kinase has protein sequence MNESPRTPLHREDSLPVDNRRVLSGRYELGSLIGRGGMADVYRGTDTRLGRTVAIKLLRPDMARDPQFQARFKREAQAVAALNHPSIVAIFDTGEHLVHEGTGEDVRVPYIVMEYVEGRTLRELIRANEVGIDQAIDYCLGVLGALEYSHKAGIVHRDIKPANVMYCPGTNSVKVMDFGIARAIADSSATMTQTQAVVGTAQYLSPEQARGESVDARSDLYSAACLLYEMLTARPPFVGDSPVSVAYQHVREIPEPASSLNPKVSPALDTVLAKALQKNRDDRFQDAAAFRRALRAAKAGVPVPAVPASEAPTDPNDHVPQASPPTEAFAATGASFLDDAPTGRLAATTVHGDGGPSVPLELAGEDGPEEYRPNGYSAAAPLPLGFPPEREPSTRQKSRRRAWIATLVIFTLLVLAGGGLWLYQTVNRPAPAAPKVPIPAVASMTESAALQVLYDAGLRPRIARAANDTVPKGTAIGTDPAAGGSLDPGADVILNISEGPSSVKVPDSLPGKTEAAARDILRQAGLAGAPTTSTANSATVPAGIVITSNPAPGQSVGVGTSVELIVSTGKVVVPELRSLAREEAEAALKELGLVPSVVEAENSQVEPGRVTDQSDPANTAVVQGKTITIVVAKAPPPPPPPSPTETPTPTATPKPTPTPTKKG, from the coding sequence GTGAATGAGTCACCACGCACACCGTTGCACCGGGAGGACAGCCTGCCGGTGGATAACCGGCGTGTCCTGAGCGGCCGCTACGAGCTGGGCAGCCTCATTGGCCGCGGTGGCATGGCGGATGTCTACCGCGGAACCGATACCCGCCTGGGCAGGACAGTTGCCATCAAGCTGCTCCGGCCGGACATGGCCCGGGACCCGCAGTTCCAGGCACGGTTCAAGCGGGAGGCCCAGGCCGTCGCCGCCCTGAATCATCCTTCCATCGTGGCCATCTTCGATACTGGTGAACACCTGGTCCATGAAGGCACTGGCGAAGACGTCCGGGTGCCCTACATCGTGATGGAATACGTCGAGGGCAGGACCCTCCGCGAGCTGATCCGCGCCAATGAGGTCGGCATTGACCAGGCCATCGATTACTGCCTGGGTGTCCTGGGCGCGCTCGAGTACAGCCATAAGGCCGGAATCGTCCACCGGGACATCAAGCCGGCCAACGTGATGTACTGCCCGGGCACCAATTCGGTGAAGGTGATGGACTTTGGCATTGCGCGCGCCATCGCCGATTCCTCGGCCACCATGACCCAGACCCAGGCAGTGGTGGGAACGGCGCAATACCTGTCACCCGAGCAGGCGCGCGGCGAATCCGTCGATGCCCGGAGTGACCTTTACTCCGCCGCCTGCCTGCTCTATGAAATGCTGACGGCGCGTCCTCCGTTCGTCGGAGACAGCCCCGTGTCAGTCGCCTACCAGCACGTGCGCGAAATTCCGGAGCCTGCCAGCAGCCTGAACCCGAAGGTTTCGCCGGCCCTGGACACCGTCCTCGCCAAAGCGCTGCAGAAGAACCGGGATGACAGGTTCCAGGATGCAGCAGCCTTCCGGCGTGCCCTAAGGGCTGCGAAGGCCGGCGTGCCTGTCCCTGCCGTGCCGGCGTCCGAGGCTCCCACTGATCCCAACGACCACGTTCCCCAAGCGTCCCCGCCCACCGAGGCCTTCGCCGCAACAGGGGCAAGCTTCCTTGATGACGCACCCACCGGCCGCCTTGCAGCAACCACGGTCCATGGCGACGGCGGACCCAGCGTTCCGCTGGAACTTGCGGGCGAGGACGGGCCGGAGGAATACAGGCCGAACGGGTATAGCGCGGCTGCGCCGCTCCCGCTTGGCTTCCCTCCGGAACGTGAGCCGAGCACGCGGCAGAAGTCCCGCCGTCGTGCCTGGATCGCCACCCTGGTGATCTTCACCCTGCTGGTACTCGCGGGCGGCGGCCTGTGGCTTTACCAAACGGTCAACCGGCCGGCCCCCGCTGCACCGAAAGTCCCAATACCCGCCGTCGCCTCCATGACGGAGAGCGCGGCGCTTCAGGTACTGTACGACGCCGGACTGCGCCCCAGGATTGCGCGGGCGGCAAACGATACGGTGCCCAAGGGAACCGCCATCGGGACTGATCCTGCGGCGGGCGGTTCACTCGATCCGGGGGCGGACGTCATCCTCAACATCTCCGAGGGCCCCAGTTCGGTGAAAGTCCCGGACAGCCTTCCCGGCAAGACTGAAGCTGCCGCTCGGGACATCCTGCGCCAGGCGGGACTTGCTGGTGCGCCGACCACCAGCACGGCCAACAGCGCCACCGTCCCGGCCGGGATCGTCATCACCTCTAATCCGGCACCGGGCCAGAGTGTTGGCGTGGGCACCAGCGTGGAGCTCATCGTTTCCACCGGCAAGGTGGTGGTCCCGGAATTGCGGAGCCTGGCCCGTGAAGAGGCGGAGGCGGCCCTGAAGGAGCTTGGCCTGGTGCCTTCGGTGGTCGAGGCGGAAAACTCGCAGGTGGAGCCGGGCAGGGTCACCGACCAGAGCGACCCCGCCAATACCGCCGTCGTCCAGGGAAAGACCATCACCATCGTTGTGGCCAAGGCGCCGCCGCCACCACCACCGCCGTCTCCCACGGAAACTCCGACGCCCACGGCCACACCGAAGCCGACGCCGACGCCCACCAAGAAGGGCTGA
- a CDS encoding protein kinase domain-containing protein, whose protein sequence is MRPTTGITLGGRFQLTTRIAIGGMGEVWKAKDLVLGRIVAIKVLKEEYTGDPGFLQRFRAEARHTALLNHVGIANVFDYGEEEGSAYLVMELVPGQPLSSIIEHEQVLSPDRTLSIIAQTARALAVAHAQGLVHRDVKPGNLLITPDGRVKVTDFGIARLADQVPLTQTGQVMGTAQYLAPEQATGQTATGSSDIYSLGVIGYECLSGHRPFSGESQIAIALAQVNDAPPPLSESLPAPVRALLMSMLAKDPKDRPANAIKLAEAAEAIRNGDISAARAAVPGMLLFDADTGPITAPVDTATAPTGVIGTQHDSTPTATSALPVIGAGAAGAAAGMAAGAAAEGDAPKGPLARANALAAERNWDQEEETYDDGPSDEPRRKGRSPWTWPLVALILLLLFALVGFLLNQMGLFSPSGNPTSGTTTSSAAPSSATPTRTPSATPTQTRSTPTPTPTTAPTQDTVNVIPAAYLGKDYRQVQTALANLGLQVTVLPQESATDAPGTVVELNPTGAVPKGTLITVIYATAPSPAPTTTAPKPTPTPTTSSPVAGPTPISPLATCAAGQTAGTPATCVP, encoded by the coding sequence GTGAGGCCTACAACCGGAATCACCCTCGGCGGCAGATTCCAGCTGACCACGCGGATTGCGATCGGCGGCATGGGGGAAGTCTGGAAAGCCAAAGACCTCGTCCTGGGCCGCATCGTCGCCATCAAGGTGCTGAAGGAGGAGTACACGGGGGACCCCGGATTCCTCCAGCGCTTCCGTGCGGAGGCCCGGCACACTGCCCTGCTGAACCACGTGGGGATAGCCAACGTATTCGACTACGGCGAAGAAGAGGGATCGGCGTACCTGGTCATGGAACTGGTCCCCGGCCAGCCGCTGAGCAGCATCATCGAGCACGAACAGGTGCTGTCACCGGACCGGACGCTGTCGATCATCGCGCAAACCGCCCGCGCGCTGGCCGTTGCCCACGCGCAGGGCCTGGTCCACCGCGACGTCAAGCCAGGCAACCTCCTGATCACCCCTGACGGCCGGGTCAAGGTCACGGACTTCGGTATCGCGCGCCTCGCCGACCAGGTGCCCCTCACCCAGACCGGCCAGGTCATGGGAACCGCGCAGTACCTGGCACCCGAGCAGGCCACCGGCCAGACCGCCACGGGATCCTCGGACATCTACTCGCTCGGTGTCATCGGCTACGAGTGCCTCAGCGGGCACCGTCCGTTCTCCGGTGAATCCCAGATCGCCATCGCCCTGGCACAGGTGAACGATGCTCCGCCTCCCCTTTCGGAAAGCCTGCCGGCCCCCGTCCGGGCCCTCCTGATGTCCATGCTGGCCAAGGACCCCAAGGACCGCCCGGCAAATGCCATCAAGTTGGCCGAAGCAGCGGAGGCGATCCGCAACGGTGACATCAGCGCAGCACGCGCCGCTGTGCCCGGAATGCTTCTTTTCGACGCCGACACCGGGCCCATCACGGCACCCGTTGACACCGCCACTGCCCCCACCGGCGTCATTGGCACCCAGCATGATTCCACCCCCACCGCAACGTCCGCCCTGCCGGTAATCGGTGCCGGGGCGGCCGGTGCTGCCGCCGGCATGGCCGCAGGCGCCGCCGCCGAAGGGGACGCGCCCAAGGGCCCATTGGCCCGCGCCAACGCGCTGGCCGCCGAACGGAACTGGGACCAGGAGGAGGAAACGTACGACGACGGGCCCTCCGATGAGCCCCGGCGCAAGGGACGCAGTCCATGGACATGGCCCCTGGTGGCCCTGATCCTGCTGCTCCTGTTTGCGCTGGTGGGTTTCCTGCTGAACCAGATGGGCCTGTTCTCGCCGTCCGGCAACCCCACCTCGGGCACCACCACCAGCAGCGCGGCCCCCTCATCGGCGACACCCACCCGGACCCCGTCGGCCACGCCCACGCAGACACGCAGCACACCGACGCCCACGCCCACCACTGCGCCCACGCAGGACACGGTAAACGTGATACCTGCCGCCTACCTTGGCAAGGATTACCGCCAGGTCCAGACTGCCCTTGCGAACCTGGGGCTCCAGGTGACAGTCCTTCCGCAGGAGAGCGCTACGGATGCGCCCGGAACAGTGGTGGAACTGAATCCCACCGGGGCCGTGCCCAAAGGCACTCTCATCACTGTGATCTATGCAACCGCTCCATCGCCGGCCCCCACCACCACGGCACCGAAGCCGACGCCTACCCCCACCACGTCGTCGCCCGTTGCGGGTCCCACCCCCATCTCGCCCCTGGCCACCTGCGCGGCCGGCCAAACGGCCGGAACGCCCGCAACCTGCGTGCCGTAA